The window GGTATGTGGATGATATTCTCCGTACCCGACCGCCCCGCTCCGGCGTGGTGCATAAGGGGGTGCAGGGCAGCAGGATTCGCTATAAGACCGGAACCTCCTACGGGTATCGGGATGCCTGGGCCTTGGGCTATACTCCCGGAGGACACACGGTAGGTGTCTGGATCGGTCGCCCGGATTGGGGCTACGGCAAGGAAACCACAGGGGCCAATTCGGCTGTGCCGGTGCTGTTTCGCGTCTTTGCCGCGTTGAGCACGATGCAGGAGCTGCAAGGAGAACAAGGAAAAAAAGGAGATGTCAAGCGGATACATAATCGCATCCCTGCTGAAGTCCTGCTGGTGCGCCATGATCAGCTGCCAGTGCATCTGCAATGGTTTTCCCGGACAGCAGGGCCGGGGCAGGCAGCAAACAAACCACGGATCTACTTCCCGGTGGACGGTAGCACCATGCAGCTGGAGAAAGAGCCGCTTCTTGCCCTTAAATCCCAAGGCGGCATCCCGCCCTTTCACTGGCTGATCAACGGGCGACCTCTGGGACGGGAGCATCGGGAGGCGATCACCTCCTATACCCCTCAGGGACCGGGCTTAACGCAGATCACCCTGGTGGACAGTCGGGGGAAACGAGACACGGTCTCGGTTTGGCTGGCGACGGAAGGGAAATCCCGCCTGTAGAAGAGCGGCTACTCCTCTCGCCGGAGCAGCTCTTCCCGCTCTCTCCGGTAGGTTTCGTAGCTCGGCTGCTCCGGGGGAAAGGGATCATTGGAGGGATGCACCGTCTCCTCCCGCTGCTGCAGGCCTCGGTACATCCCCTGATAAAATCCCTCCTTGGAACACCCCATCAAGAACAGGGTAGAGACGGCCAGAAGCAACAGACTAACGGTCTTCATTCTCTTCACAGTCTTTACAGTGTATTCCTTCTCTGATAACTACCTCGTCTTTCAGCAGGTTACTTCATTATATGGACTTTCATTCCATAGTTGCTTGAATGCAGGTTAGTTGAATGCAGATTACTGATTAAATGCGTCATTTCCTCATCTGTCATCTGTTTATCAACATCAATAAATATACTCTCCGGGTACCCTAACTCCGCATTATAGGTTACGTCCAGCTGGGCTACCTCATTTGTTATGGCCTTCTGAATAACCTGAAACAGCTCTTCAACGGTGAACAGACCGTCAAGTCGTTCGGGCAAAACAGGATTATGACTAGGATAATAAGATGCTGCTGTGACGTTACCGTATTGTACCGTCACCACGATATCTTCCTCCTGCGGGCAAAAGCACATCCTTTTATAGGTGTAGGTGTAGTTTGAGAGATTCGCGTTTTTCCACAGGATACGATTCTTGTTCAGGGCATCCCCATCTGGATTGCCTGTAGAGGGCAAATGGGCGCAGCCAAGAAGTGAGACAATTGCAGCCAGGACAACGAGTTGAACAATCTTCATGTGCTTTTCCTCTTTTGGTGAATGTAATAAGTAAAAAAATCGGAATGCCAACACGAGAGACGATAATGTCCTCTTGCCGGAGCATTAAAACTGGAACGGAGAAAACTTTAGCTTACGCAATACTCTTCCTATAAATGTCCTTCGTATGCCGTCAAGCTTATGCTCCAAGACCGTTATGCGCTGCCGCATCACGGCTGCACTTTCATGCATGTCCTCTAGTCGTTGTTGACTTTCCTTTGACTGTACTTTGATTTCAGACATCAGGCGTCGAAGAGTTTGCATTTCGTCAAGAACGGCCAAATAATCTGAGGATTGGGGCCAATCTATCACCGCCTCAAACTGTAAACGTCCTTGGCTGCTTTGTTCGGTAACTGATTCAGGAAGCTCAATAATGACATGTGGGTCGTCTCCGACAGAGAAAAAGACATCCCGCATACTTGAGGAGCAGTAATGCATATGCTCCATAATGGTCACTTCAGCAATGTTGCCCCCAACGGCCTCCCAAAGGACATGACTTTCCGCTGCATCCTCTGGTGTCAACCTGAGGGTCAGGCGATGAATATGAAAGAAACCTGGGCGGTCTGAAGGATCAAAGCGCAGGATTTTTAGGTTCTCTACCTGATCCGGCAAGGGAAAAAATAAGGTTTGCCGTTCACGGGCCATGTAAGCTTGCACGTTGAGGCAGTTTTCCCCGGACAGAGGCGTGGTTTCTGTCACCCAGAACAGCTGGGCATCAAACTGGGAGGTTTGACAAACCCTGATGCTCTGCTGAAACGGTTGCCTAAGCACAGCATGCACTTGATCTATCCCTTGAGTCGGGTCGATGCTGTGCTGCACCCTTCCTTCCTGTTCAATAAAACCGGGAAGCAGGCCTTGTTCATCCATAGAAAGCAGCTGAAAGCCGAAGCTGATAAATTCAGCAGTGCTGGTCAAATTTTCTGCCTTCATGGCGCAGCTGATATGGGTATCGTGGGCGAAACCAAACCAGAGCAGGGCGCGAAACAGGATAAAATCTGCGCTGATGTCCTCACAATCAACAGCCCATTCCTGATCAAACCACTGATATTGGCCGTCTGAGGCAAGGATAATATTAAAGGGCAGCAGATCAAGAAAGCGGCCTGGTTGTTCTGCCTGCTCAAGATGGGTTTTCAGAAATTGATAGTAATCATCAAGGAGTTGCTTAAATTTCTCGCTTCTCCCATCCATGACCAAGGCATCAATCCAGAGTTCGGCAAGTAAAGGCCCCTGTATGTATTTATGACTGCGCGGAACATGGGCGACAACACCCTTCTTGTCTTTTTTCTCAGTATCTTGTTTGTCAAGGAGCTCTTTAATGACAACAGCTTGCTGCCTTTCTTTATAGGTGACTGCGTGATATTTGCTGCGCTGTCTGCTCTTAGACAATTTGATGAAATCATAAGGGAAAGCGGCAGTCAGTCTTTCCTGCGATTTTGCAACAGTAATAAGAAAGGAGTTGGCAAATTCCTGAAGATACCCGGATTGATGCAGAGATTTCCAGTGGAGGAATTCATCCTGATCCGGCAGCCAATCCGGTGTAGACAGATCTCGTGATCGTGTTCTGTACAGCAAAGAATGGGCATAGGGATCAGACCGAATAAAGTCATCGGACAGAATCAGTTCGGCAAATTGATGATCCGGGAATGGATACAAGAATTGATGGTGT is drawn from Candidatus Electrothrix rattekaaiensis and contains these coding sequences:
- a CDS encoding DUF6174 domain-containing protein, whose amino-acid sequence is MKIVQLVVLAAIVSLLGCAHLPSTGNPDGDALNKNRILWKNANLSNYTYTYKRMCFCPQEEDIVVTVQYGNVTAASYYPSHNPVLPERLDGLFTVEELFQVIQKAITNEVAQLDVTYNAELGYPESIFIDVDKQMTDEEMTHLISNLHSTNLHSSNYGMKVHIMK
- a CDS encoding methyltransferase domain-containing protein, whose protein sequence is MDLKYVQNILANAEDVSVNSPELSQSWINGVTEYHLNSDRTNILRPLQLEPNQNILEVGCSSGILSRYLGEQGHQVLGVKTGIDCLEAAKLRCSDLPNVCFAATPHEIEKALEATYDVIVLLPPLPELVHEILHGKIDTKDVAIGLEERAAYLRLFMSTLSEDGILIIATGNRLGLKYWLGASEDYYKSPYTGLWGYGSRDQKPRMFSRNEWVEIFQQAELPHHQFLYPFPDHQFAELILSDDFIRSDPYAHSLLYRTRSRDLSTPDWLPDQDEFLHWKSLHQSGYLQEFANSFLITVAKSQERLTAAFPYDFIKLSKSRQRSKYHAVTYKERQQAVVIKELLDKQDTEKKDKKGVVAHVPRSHKYIQGPLLAELWIDALVMDGRSEKFKQLLDDYYQFLKTHLEQAEQPGRFLDLLPFNIILASDGQYQWFDQEWAVDCEDISADFILFRALLWFGFAHDTHISCAMKAENLTSTAEFISFGFQLLSMDEQGLLPGFIEQEGRVQHSIDPTQGIDQVHAVLRQPFQQSIRVCQTSQFDAQLFWVTETTPLSGENCLNVQAYMARERQTLFFPLPDQVENLKILRFDPSDRPGFFHIHRLTLRLTPEDAAESHVLWEAVGGNIAEVTIMEHMHYCSSSMRDVFFSVGDDPHVIIELPESVTEQSSQGRLQFEAVIDWPQSSDYLAVLDEMQTLRRLMSEIKVQSKESQQRLEDMHESAAVMRQRITVLEHKLDGIRRTFIGRVLRKLKFSPFQF